In the Bacillus sp. FJAT-42376 genome, ATGGAACAATGGCACAGGCAATTTTCTTTTTCATTTCGTACTACCACCTAAATCGTAAAGTTTCTGTTTTTAAGCAAATTCCATTGTACCATTATTGACAAAAAAGCAAAAAACTAAATTTTACATTTTGAAATAAACTGTTCCTGCCGTATTTGCCTGCTGAAATCAATGTTGAGACAAAATAAAAGGGGCCGGGACATAACAAGATGAATGATCCACAAATAGGAATCCTAGTTTCATTCTTCTGTCCGTCAAATAGAATTTCTTTCTCGCAGCCATTGTTGTTTTTTCATCAGGTAAGCCGTTCCATTGCGCTGCAGACACTCGCTTTCCGCGGGGAGGAAGGCTTAAGCCTCCTCTTCATCCCGCAGGAGTGGAGTGGCTTCCGCTCCATTCCACTAAAGTATACGATTCTTAGGAAGAATAAACTCTTCATAAACCAAATAAAAACCCGAACAATTAGGGGAATGAATTACTTACATCCACCTGATCGTTCGGGTTTTTCATTATCTGAAATACTTACGTCCCAGCCTCTTCAAAGCTTATTTTTGGATTGCAGCTTCCAGTGCAACTTCTATCATTTCATTAAACGTCGTTTGCCGTTCTTCAGAGGTTGTTTCTTCACCTGTTAAAATATGGTCACTGACTGTCAAAACGGACAATGCTTTTCTGCCGAATTTAGCTGCAAGTGTGTAAAGGGCAGAAGATTCCATTTCTACCGCCAATATTCCGTATTTCGCCCATTTTTCCCAATCGGCATTGTCATTGTAGAACATGTCTGCTGTAAAGACGTTCCCTGCTCTAAGCTGAAGGCCTTTCGCCGATCCTGCGTCATACGCTCTTTTCAAAAGGTCGAAATCCGCCGTAGGCGCATAGTCTATCCCGCCGAATGTCATTCTGTTCATTTGCGAATCTGTCGATGCACTCATAGCCAGTATCACATCTCTTACTTTTACATCTCTTTGAATCGCTCCGCATGTACCGACCCGGATTAGCTGCTGAACATTGTAGCTTTGGATCAGTTCATTTACATAAATCGAAATGGATGGAACACCCATTCCTGTTCCCTGTACGGAAATCTTCTCACCCTTATAAGTCCCGGTATAACCAAGCATTCCGCGGACTTTATTATAGCACTCCGGATTTTCCAAAAACGTTTCTGCAATATATTTCGCCCGAAGCGGATCGCCTGGAAGCAGAATCGTTTCTGCAATCTGTCCTTCTTTCGCTCCAATATGTACACTCATCTCGTTGTCCTCCTCTGGTCTCTCTATAGCTGCTTATAGCTATAATCTCATTGTACTGTGATTAGGCGGACTATGGAAGCTGTTTTCGGGAAAGGTATTTCGGTTTAATGATTAGCACAT is a window encoding:
- the deoD gene encoding purine-nucleoside phosphorylase, translated to MSVHIGAKEGQIAETILLPGDPLRAKYIAETFLENPECYNKVRGMLGYTGTYKGEKISVQGTGMGVPSISIYVNELIQSYNVQQLIRVGTCGAIQRDVKVRDVILAMSASTDSQMNRMTFGGIDYAPTADFDLLKRAYDAGSAKGLQLRAGNVFTADMFYNDNADWEKWAKYGILAVEMESSALYTLAAKFGRKALSVLTVSDHILTGEETTSEERQTTFNEMIEVALEAAIQK